In the genome of Calothrix sp. PCC 6303, the window AGGCAAAAGAATTATTTAAAAAAGATGTAACCTATATTGTCCGCAATGGTGAAATTGTCATTGTTGATGAATTTACTGGTAGGGTATTACCAGGAAGACGCTGGAGTGATGGTTTGCACCAAGCAATTGAGGCAAAGGAACATGTAGAAATTCAGCCAGAAACTCAAACTTTGGCAACCATTACTTACCAAAACCTATTTTTGCTATATCCCAAATTGGGAGGGATGACAGGAACCGCAAAAACAGAAGAGGCGGAATTTGGCAAAATCTATAAGTTAGATGTGACAATTATTCCCACAAATCGTACCCGACTACGTAAAGATTTGTCGGATATGGTGTTTAAAACTGAGCATGGGAAGTGGGTAGCGATCGCGCGCGAGTGCAAAGAGATGTATGAACTGGGTAGACCTGTTTTAGTAGGTACCACCAGTGTGGAAAAATCTGAGTATTTGAGTCGCCTCCTCAAGGAAATAGAAATCCCCCACGAACTACTTAATGCTCGCCCCGAAAACGTCGAAAGGGAAGCTGAGATTGTCGCCCAAGCCGGAAGAGGTGGTGCCTTAACTATTGCTACCAACATGGCAGGACGGGGTACAGATATCATTTTGGGTGGTAACTCAGAATACATGGCGCGGTTGAAATTACGGGAGTATTTCATGCCCCGAATTGTCCAACCAGACGATGAAGACAACTTTGGGGTACAACAAGCATCGGGTTTACCCAGTTCAAGCAGTGGTGGTGGGCAAGGTTTCGTACCTGGGAAAAAGGTGAAAACATGGCGTGCTTCCCCAGAAATTTTCCCCACCCAAATTTCTAAGGAGACAGAAAAGCAATTAAAAGCAGCGGTTGATTTTGCTGTGCGCGAATATGGTGAACGCAGTTTACCAGAATTGGAAGCAGAAGAAAGAATCGCTGTTGCCGCCGAAAAAGCCCCCACTGACGATCCGGTGATTCAGAAATTACGGGATGCTTACAACCAAATTAAAAACGAATATGAAACCTTCACCAAGACAGAACACGATAAAGTGGTAGATCTTGGTGGGTTACATGTAATTGGCACAGAACGTCACGAATCTCGACGCATCGACAACCAATTACGGGGACGCGCAGGCAGACAAGGAGACCCTGGAACCACGAGATTTTTCCTCAGTTTAGAAGATAACTTAATGCGGATCTTCGGAGGCGATCGCGTGGCGAAACTAATGGAGGTTTTCCAAGTTGAAGAAGATATGCCCATCGAATCCAAGATGTTGACAAACAGCTTGGAAGGGGCACAGAAAAAAGTCGAAACCTACTACTACGATATCCGGAAACAGGTATTTGAGTACGACGAGGTAATGAACAACCAACGTCGTGCTATCTACGCTGAACGTCGTCGGGTTCTAGAAGGTTTGGATTTAAAGGAACAAGTGATCAAATATGCTGAGTTAACGATGGATGACATCATTAACTACTACATCAACATTGATCTGCCTTCGGAGGAATGGGAATTAGAGAAGTTAGTTGAGAAAGTCAAGGAATTCGTTTATCTTCTCTCCGACTTACAAGCAGATCAACTCATAGATATGTCCGTCACCGATATCAAAGCCTTCCTCCACGAACAGGTACGCATTGCCTACGATATGAAAGAAGGGGAAATTGACCAAATCCAAGCTGGATTGATGCGGCAAGCAGAACGTTTCTTCATTCTGCAACGGATTGATACCCTGTGGCGCGAACACTTACAACAGATGGATGCTCTCCGCGAATCAGTAGGATTACGGGGATATGGACAGAAAGATCCACTCATTGAATATAAGAGTGAAGGGTACGAGTTGTTCTTGGAAATGATGGTAAATATCCGTAGAGATGTTGTTTACTCGTTATTTATGTTCCAACCTCAACCTCAGGCAATGATGCAGGCTCCATCAGAGATGGTGTAAAAAGTTGCAGGATTTAGGGATATCAAGCCATTGGCATATCTCTACATCCTAACTAAATGACTCAAAATCCTACTGTGAAACAACAACTTCAGCAGTAGGATTTTTTTTAACTATTTTGCCTACATATAAACAAGAACTCAGAAGCCCGGTTTCACCACGTTCAACATCACAATTATTCACTACGACTAAAGAAACCGGGTTTCTCACTACCCAGGGTTAAGCTGCTACCTGGTTTCACACCGCACCACAACAATCTCCGCGACTTCTTGAAGTGGCGGATCTAAAATCCTGTTGCAAAAACTGAAACCGGGTTTACTGACTCTTCACTTTAGCTTTAAACTGACCACTATATAATTCAGTATATCTCCGGAAATAGAAAAAACTTTCTTATCTCCATAGCCGTATTTATACGGTCTAATTTGCTACGACTAAAAATCTTGATTGAGGGCTAAAAATGAATAGGTGCAGAAATAACCAGGGATTTATCAAGTTTTCACTACGCCAAATTAACTCTTACAGCTTAATTTGCCTATTAACCGTGGTTTTTCTCTCAGATTCAGTTGGAGCAATAACTAAAATTGCAGAGTTACAAATAGCACAGCAGTCAGCTACAAAGAAAGAGAATCTAGCAAATACAGATATTGATCCGAAGTTGAAAGCATTGTTGGAGGAAGCAGACAAATTACGCGAAGAGGGAATAAATTTACAGCAACCAGGAATATCAGAATCTCAAAAGCAAGCTATAGCGAAATGGGAACAAGCATTAAAGATTTATCAGCGACAAGACGTGAGAACTGGCTTTGATAAAGCTCAAATCAATGAAGCTGCGTTGTTATTTGACATTGGAAGTACATATTTAGACTTGGGTGAAAAGAAAAAGGCTGTGAAATATTTTGAAAATTCCTTAGTAATTTACCGCGAACTAAAAGATAGTCAGTTTCAATATGCAATCCTAAAACAAATTGCTCTACCTTACACAGAATTAGGAGAAAAACAAAAAGCTTTAGATTCTGCCAGCGAAGCATTAAGGTTAGCTCAGACTGAAAGTAGCCTAAGCCAGATAAGCCAGATAATGCATACCTTAGATTATGTCGCTTCAATCTATTCTCAAAACGGTGAGGATCAAAAGGCAATCGAATACTATAATCAAGCTTTAGATATAGCAAAACAGATAAATAATCAGTCAAAACAAGCAGAAATACTAGCTAGCATTGCTGGTGTATACATCATATTAGGAGAATCGGATCAAGCTCTTAATTTTTCACAGCAAGCATTAGCAATAAGTGAAAAAACAAACAATTTACTAGGAAAATTAGAAAACCTACTGGATATTGCTTCAGCTTATGCTGGAAAAGGTGAAAGTCAGCAGGTAGATAAATATGTTAAACAAGCATTACAGTTAGAAAGTGAAATAGAGCAAAGAATACAACAGAATCCGGAAATTATCCTTGATCAAGGTTGTAATTTAGATCAAATACCAGAACAAGAACGCCAAAGCAAGAAAACAGAATGTGTTGCGTCTGCAAAGAAAAAATTGATTTTCATAAAGTATCTCAATCGAAGAGATATTGCGAATCATTATACCCGATTGTTTGACAACAAGCAGATAATTTTCTATATAAAACAACAGCTAACCCTTGCTTCTAAATTAGGAATACCATTGGAAGAAGCTGATGGTATTCAAAGTCTTGGCTTTACTTATTCTCTGCTTGGTGATACTCAAAAAGCGTTGGAGTATTATAATCAAGCTTTGGCAAAATTTAAAGCTCTTAATGATCCTTTAAAAGTAGCGAGTACACTTCAATATAGAGGTGATTTATATAATGATCAGGGTGAATATCAGAAAGCAATAGATGATTTCAAAGAAGCAGGAAATATTTTTCTTAAAATAGACCGTCAATACGAAGTGTTTACCTTGATGTCTCTAGCGGGTACTTATAGAGATTTAGGAGATTATGAGCAAAGTTTGACAACTTTTCAGAATGCGCTAAAAATATCACAGCAAATGAAATTTGAGATGCCTATTGCTTCGATTTATAATGGTATTTTTTCTGTTTATATAGGAAGAGGAAAATTTTTTGAAGATGTAAATGGCTCTGTAGATGAAGCAAGAACTGATTATCAAGCAGCATTAGAATCTTCAAAGAAAGCGTTGAAATATTATCATGAAAAAGGTGATACTAGTACCGAAATCACCAACCTTATCAATATTGCCGTAGCACATAGATTACTCAAGGATTATCCTCAAGCAATTAGTTTTTCTCAACAAGCTTTAGCATTATCTCGTAAAAGTCAACTCAAATACCAGGAACGCCGTTCACTAAGTATTTTGAGTGCGATATATAGAGCCGCAGGGAAATATCCAGAAGCTTTAGAAACTAGCAATCAATCAATACTCCTATCACGTCAAGCTGAAGACACATCAGATCAAGCTAATGGCTACCAAATTCAAGGTAAAATCTATAGTGGTATGAAACAGCCACAGCAAGCAATTGAAGCTTTCAAACAATCTTTAACACTGCGACAGAAAATCCAAGATACAAAAACCCAAGCCATAATTTTATACGAAATGGCAAAAGTGGAACGGGATCGAGGTAATCTCACAGTTGCCCTGGAAAATATTCAACAAGCAACCGACATCATTGAAAATTCCCGCACCAAAGTTAATAACCCGGATTTGCGAACTTCTTTCTTTGCCACTAAACAAGATTACTACAAATTCAAAATCGACCTATTGATGCAACTCCACAAAAAACAACCATCAAAAGGCTACAACGCATTAGCCCTGAACACATCAGAACGTTCCCGCGCTAGGGGACTAGTAGACTTACTTGCTGAAGCAGGGGCAAACATCCGCAAAGGCATAAATCCCCAACTTCTAGCACAGGAAAAAGAGTTACAGCAATCACTGAACGCCAAAGAAAAAGCCAGAAACGATATCCTCAGCAAATCAAAAGGCAACGACGCAGCCAAAGCTACAGCAGAGGAGTTAACCAAAGAAATTGCCAACATTATCCGCCAACAACAAGAACTAAAAACCAAAATTTTGACAGAAAGTCCACAATATGCATCACTGAAATATCCCCAACCCTTGGAATTAAAGGGAATTCAGCAACAACTCGATAAAGACACCATCCTTCTTCAATATTCCCTCGGCAAAGAACGCAGTTATCTCTGGTTAGTTACACCCGACTCACTCCAAGCTTACGAATTACCCAAAGGTGAAGATATTGAAAAAGCAGTAGCCAACTTCCGAGATGTCATCCTCGTTGCTGATTCTCCTTATGGGAAAGCTCACCCAGATGACATCAATCAACCTGCTTCCCAACTCAGTCAAATGATTCTGGCACCTGTAGCTAAGAAGTTAGGCAAAAAGCGGTTAGTTATTGTCGCTGATGGTGCATTGCAAACTATCCCCTTTTCAGCATTAGCAGATCCAGAAACCCAATCCCTCAAATCTCGTTCCTTGTCTCTGGCAAGGAATGCAGTAACGGAGGCTCTGCCTCCTGAGTTTACCAGAGGCAGAGCCTCTAGAATTGCATTCCCAGGCTCCAGCCTGGGAACGAGGAAGCAAGATAAAAGTCCTTCTCCGCCAAAAGGAGAAGTTTCATATCAACCACTACTTGTCAACCACGAAATTGTTAATCTTCCCTCAATAACAGCCATAGCGACTCAACGCAAACTACTTAATAACCGTCCACTCTCACCCAAAACCCTAGCTATACTTGCAGACCCGGTATTTTCGGCAGAACAAGCTCAAGGCAAACCCGAATCTCTGGGACCAGAACTCCAACGGGCAATGAGAAATCTCAAACGTAGCGATTTACGTCCTCTACCAGGTACCCGTGTAGAAGCTGAAGCAATGCTCAAACTTGTTCCATCTGGACAAAGTACCCATGCTTATGGTGCTGATGCTAATTACAACTTTGCCACTAATCCCGTACTTAAACAATATCAACACCTTTTCTTTGCTACCCACGGTTTAGCAGATCCTAAACAACCGGAGTTATCAGGGATTGCGCTGGCACAGGTAGACAAAAATGGTAAACCCGTGAAAGACGAAGAGGGCTATCTACGCCTTGGTGACATCTTCAACATGGATTGGGCTGCTGAGTTGGTGGTGTTGAGTGCCTGTCAAACTGGTTTAGGGTTTAGTTGGGTTGACAAGGGGCTTAATGTATGCGGGATCAAAGCGGGCTGTGGTGTCACTGTGGAATGTCAGTGATGAGGGGACATCGCAGTTGATGCCGTTATTTTACAAGGAGGTGTTAGCTGGTAAGTCTCCGGATGTGGCTTTGCGGGAAGCGCAGTTGCAGATGTGGCAGGGTAAGGATTGGAAAAGCCCCTATTATTGGGCTGCTTTCACCTTACAGGGTGAGTGGAGGTAAGTTTGAGATCTCAGAAACCCGGTTTCTCGCTGCACCACGACTGTTGGTGAATTAGCGCGGAAATATGGATTTAAGGCAAGTATACAAACTTAGTAACTTCCCAATAGACATCTGTTGGAAATTAATTATGCATTACCCATAACCCTTGTAGAGACGTAGCAATGCTACGTCTCTACGTCTTTTTCAGCAGATGTTTAATAATGGGAGTACTTTATTTTTTAGGATTTTAATCAAATCCACATCCATATAATCGTAATTATCAGGAATATCTAAACATATAATCCGCTGATTTTTCAGATAAGGCTTAAACTTTTTTGATAACTTACTTCTGTGTGCCTTTTCCATAACAAAAATAATATCAGCTTCCTCCAGCATCTCAACTGAAAGAGGTACTTCCGCATCATGATTTAAACCCGCAGATTCTACTTCCAACCCTTCATATTCGGAAAAAACAGCTTCAGCCGTGGGACTTCTTAACTTATTTTGACTACATATAAATAAAAGCTTTTTCACCATCGCTGCATTCAAATCACTAATTCCCTATACCATCACTACCAATACAGTTTGGTTAAGGATTTTTCATTTTGGGTAAATAACCAAAACCTGCCACTTTTAAAGCAGCAGGCTTGATTCAGCAATACATGTATTTAGCAAAAATTGATCAAGAAATTGAATACTCTTGATGTAACAACTTAAACTAGCTCTTCAATGCTTCGTCGTTCTTCTACAGTTGATTCGCTAAAAACTGTTACATAGAACCATCCAGCCAAAATACCACCCAAGATAGGAGCTAACCAAAATAGCCAGACTTGGGAAAAAAGTTCTGGACCAGCAAATAACGCAACTCCAGTACTACGAGCAGGATTAACTGAAGTATTGGTGATAGGAATGCTGATTAAGTGAATCAAAGTGAGTCCAAAACCAATTGCCAGTGGTGCAAATCCTTTGGGAGCGCGACGATCGGTTACACCGAGAATAATTAACAAAAACATGAAAGTCATCACGACTTCAGTGATTAAGCAAGCGAGTAAGCTATAACTGCCTGGAGAGTGAGCACCAAAGCCATTAGTTGCAAGTGGGTTAGAGCCGCTGAGTGCAAATCCAGTTTTACCGCTAGCTATCATGTAGATAATACCTGCACCCGTAGTAGCGCCGAGTACTTGAGCAACTATGTAAGGTAGTAAATCTGAGGCAGGAAATCGCTTACCAGCCCAAAGCCCGAAGGAAACAGCAGGGTTAAAATGCCCCCCAGAAATATGACCAAATGCATAAGCTCCTGTGAGGACAGTTAGTCCAAATGCTAAGGACACACCTACTAATCCAATACCTAAAGGGAAAGAAGTACTTTCACTAATTTTAGCACCATCTGCGGTATAGGCTGCTGCTAAAACTGCACTACCACAGCCACCTAAAACCAGCCAAAATGTACCGACAAATTCAGCGATACTACGTTTGATCAGAGACATTTAGTAAACTCCTTGTTGATTTGAATATTAGATGAAAGGCAACAGGGAACTCGTTGTTATTAAATTGTAGTTAAATAGATATTGAGCGTATTTGCGCTAAATTTTTTACCTATTAGACCTAAAATTTAGAATCATAATACTACTATTAGTCGTTGAATTGTTACAAGTTTAATTTTCTTCATTTTGACTGGATATAAATTAAAGCTTTGTCACGATAGCTTCAATAGTAAGATTTTGTTTTGTTACGCGATCGCTATTAGATATTTGAACTAGTACAGCACGGCGAAAACAAACCTACCATCGTAACCAGACAAAAAAGCTTGTTTTATTGGCTTTATTCCTTAGGTTCCTCTCCGCAGTCGCTACAACGGGTGGAACCCCCGCAACACGCTGCTCTCTGCCTACTTACTTCTGCCTTCTTATACTAGAATTTGTGCTTTTCTCACATACCCATCGTTTGTCACTCAATTAGAACTATGGCGTGTGCGTTACATTGCGATAAGAATAACTTTTATTACAAGTATTGACCATTAGGATTATTCAAGTTAAATTCTCCAGTGTGTGAGGAGCAAAACAGAAAGGGCACCGAGACGAAACACGGTCAGTCGTCGGTGCCCTTCCTGCTTTCATCTTGATTTTATTGGCAGTCTCTTATAATAAGAATTTCTGAATTGCCGCTGCTACCCCATCCCCTTCTATACTGGGAGCAACCCAATTCGCCATAGCTTGGACTTCTGGTGGTGCATTCCCCATTGCTACTCCGACACCAGCATATTGAAGCATCTCTACATCATTAAAGTTATCACCAATAGTCATCACCTGTTCAGCTTGTAATCCCAATAATTCTTCTGCTAGATACTTAACTGCTGCACCCTTATTTACAGATGGGTGAGTTGCTTCAAAAAAGGTTGCTACTGATTTTGTCAGGTACAGTTCGGCGGGGGTATACTGAGTGCGTAGAGAACCTAATAATTGGTCAATCACATTATGATCATCGCATAATGCCAGTACTTTGGTTGGTTCTCGCTCTAAAGTTTGGCGTAAATCTCCAACAACAACTGGTTTAATATTGGAACGTTGAGCGTAGATTTTTGATTCCCTAGTTAGTTCTCGAATATAAAGTTGATCGTCAATATAAAAATGGACAGATAATAGTTTTCGTAATTCTGGTTGTTCAAAATAATCTAGTAATTGCTCAACTGTTTTCCGAGATACTGTCAGATGACGTTCGGCTTTTTCAGTAGCTGGGTTTTGAATCCAAGCACCTTGGTAGGCAATTAGGGGTAATGGTGAGTTAATCTCGCTGTGGAAGCGTAACGCAGAACGATACATACGTCCAGTGGCAATAGCAACCTGAATACCCTTTTCTTGAGCTTGTGCGATCGCTTCTTTAACTTTACTACTAACTTTATTAGAATGTCCCGCTATTGTTCCATCGATGTCAACAGCTAAAAGCTTAATATCTGGTACTGGGGTAGATGTCATTTCTGTAGGGGATAATATTGACAGAATGGCTTAAATCCTACATTTTCACTTCAAGATTAGCAAGTATATAGTCATGTCTATATTTTGTTCATTTAAATCTGTTGCAGCTGGATAAATATGTAGCGATAAATACTAAATTCAACTTAATTGTGAACTAAGTCAATAAATAACGCACCAAATAGAACGGTGCGTTAAGAAACGTTATATTTTTTCTCAAAATTCAAATACAGTTTTATGTTTTCTGCACCCTACATAGATTATTTATATCCAAGTACTACTTAGACATCATAAATGCGACACTCATCAGCTTCAGGGTGAAAGTGGCAGTAATAGTCGAGGGATGTGGGAATTCGGTTCTCCTGTTGACGATGCGATCGCTCTGCTTGTAATTCCTCTACAATATCCCAAACCACTGCACATTCTGGGGAATATTTTCCTTTAATTTCGCAGGTTGCACGGGCTTCAATGACTGCTTCATTAATTGCTTGATCTAAGGTTATTTTAGCATCTTGGTAAGCTTGGATTGATTCTGAGACCTGAGGCATAATATTTTCACCGTTTTGAAGGGAGATGTAAGTCAACTCTGAGCTAATTTACTGGCAGAGTTTAGGGTTATTAGTTTATATAGACTAAAACAGAAAATATAGTTGTTAAACAGTATTCTTTTGCAAGTATTTAATAATTTTCTCTGAATGTATTTTTTGATTCATTGCTATTAAGTTTGAAGCAAATACTTTGATGAATACCTGTAAAAATACGTAAAACATACGCAAGATAATTAATACTTGTCATAATTGAGATATTAGAGTAATACTGTATTAGATTAAGTTTCAAATAAATATTTAGTAAATCATAGTTGCTTTGAAAATAATAATCTTTTAAGTATGCTCAAGCAAAAAAATAATTTTAGCCATTTGACGGCAATAGAAAGGATAAATTTATCACTGCCAATACAGTTTTTATTAGAAAATAATTTACTTAAAGGTGAGATTCTTGACTTTGGTTGTGGCTTTGGTAATGATGTAAAGTTACTTCAGAAAAAAGGGTTTAAAATTAATGGGTATGATCCTCATTACTTTCCAGACTATCCTGAAAATAAATTTGATACAATAGTTTGCTGTTATGTATTAAATGTTTTGTTTACTGAACAACAATCAAATGTATTGATGGCAATTTCACATTTACTCAAACCAGGAGGTAAAGCCTACTATGCAGTAAGAAGAGATATCAAAAAGGAAGGATTTAGAGAACATTATGTTCACAAAAAGCCAACATATCAATGTATTGTTAAACTGCCATTTAAATCTCTTAAGTTAGAAGAAAATTACGAAATATACGAATATACACATTATAACTATCAAAGAAATTCATCCAATAATTGCCTATTTTGCAACCCCCGTCAAAACCTGAAATTAATTACAGAGTCTGCAACCGCTTATGCCATACTTGACGGCTACCCACTTAGTAATGGGCATACCTTGGTAATACCTAAACGTCATGTTAGTAATTACTTCGATTTACCCTTTAAAGAACAATCAGCATGTTGGTTAATGGTGAATAAGGTTCAGGAAATTCTCAACCAGGAATTTAAACCTGATGGTTTTAATGTGGGCATGAATGTTAATCGAGAAGCTGGTCAGAATATGATGCATGTTAGTATTCATATAGTTCCTCGCTATGGAGGAGACGTTATGGGTGCAAAAAGTGGAATGCGATGTGTGATTCCTCAGAAAAAATAGGAGTTTTCTTAATTTGTTGGAAACGTAGATTGAAAAACTCTAGTTTTGCTGTATAAATCATCAAAAAATTATAACTACTAGATATATAGGAATCAGATTTGATTCTTTTTGACGTAGCCTGTTCCTTGCACTTAAAAAATTAAGTGTATGTAGGGTGTATTATGGCTTTAGCCTAACGCACCGTCTTCCGGATTTTGGTGCGTTACACTTCGTGATAACGCACCCTACGTCTGTTTCATAAATTAAAGTAATTATTTATCAATCCTATATAGTAGTTATTGTTAAATATAAAGAGAGACGTGACATATCGCGTCTCTACATATTGATTATTGCCAAAAATGTTAATTACTTTCGTTATTATTCTGGCTTTTTATCTTGCATTTAACCTTGGTGCAAATGATGTTGCTAACGCGATGGGGACTTCGGTAGGTTCTAAAGCGATAACATTAAAGCAAGCTTTGATTGTAGCTGGTGTATTAGAATTTGCAGGTGCAGCATTATTTGGGCGTGAAGTTACGGAGACTTTATCCACAAATGTGGCTAATCCGGAATTATTCGCAAATTCACCCCAATCATTAATTACTGGAATGATATCCGTATTAATAGCTTGTGGATTATGGTTACAGATAGCAACAGCGAGGGGTTTGCCAGTATCATCATCCCATGCGGTGGTGGGCGCGATCGCAGGATTCAGTGGAGTGGCTTTGGGCGGTAAAGCGATCGCGTGGTCTTCTATTGGTACAATTACCGTGGGTTGGGTATTAACCCCAGTTATCAGTGGAATTATCGCGGCTTTATTTTATAGTCAAATTCAACGTTGGATTTTGCAGCAACCAAATCAACTCACGCAACTCAACGAGTGGATTCCTTGGTTAAGCACAGCTTTAATTGGGGCTTTTGGTGTGATTGTCTTGCCAACTTTGACTCAGCCAATTACAGAATTATTGGGTGACAAACTTGGAATACAGATACCACAACATGATATTTCCCTATTAATCGGTGGATTAGTTGTATTTGGCTTAACAGTTTCTGGTTGGCAACAACTCAAAGTTACCGAAAGTGAAAATAACCTTGAAAAACCAGCAATTGAAAACCCCATCGAAAGACTCTTTGCCCGGTATCAAGTATTAAGTGCTTGCTTTGTCGCCTTTGCCCATGGTTCTAATGATGTGGGTAATGCGATCGCGCCATTGGCAACCATCATATATACTATCAAAAACCATGCTGTTCCCACTGCCGGAATTGAAATACCGTTATGGATAATGCTAATTGGAGCTATGGGGATCGTTACCGGATTGGCAATTCTCGGTAAAAAAGTAATTGCCACCATCGGCGAAAGCATCATTACTTTACAACCCAGTAGTGGCTTTTGTGCAGAATTGGCAACCGCAACCACAATTTTACTCGCTTCCCGTTTTGGTTTGCCTGTTTCCACTTCCCATGCTTTGGTTGGGGGGGTTGTGGGTATTGGTTTAGTCAAAGATTTCAAGTCAATTCAATTTTCCACTCTCAAAGGGATTGCTGCCGCTTGGGTAATTACACTTCCAGCTAGTGCAGGATTGAGTGCAGTTATTTTTAGCTTGATTCGGTGGATAGGATTTTAGGTTTTGATGATTTCTTGCATAAAGGAGTCAAGACAAACATACAGGTAAGTGAAGAGAAACAAATCTGAAACTTTCCGGGAAATTTTTATTATGAAAAAGCAAATATTATTTACTCTTGTTACTTCTATTTCTTTACTTAATGCCGTCACCTTACCTAGCATTGCCCAAACTACTCCCGTTGCTGAACCCGTAACTCAAGCAATTAGCCAAGATGTGACAATTCCTCAGGATGTAGCAATTATTATTTCCTTCCCTGCACCGATAACAGTTGATGCTGGACAAAAGCAAGAATTCCCTTTAACTGTTCCACTTTCACAAGCAATTCAAGATAGTCGAGGTAACGTTGTAGTTCCCGAAAATACACCTGTTTCTATTGTTTTGAAACCAACTAAAGGTGGTGTACAAATTATTGCTCAATCTTTAGTAGTTAAAGGTCGAATTGTAAAAATTAAAGCCTCAAGTCAAATGATTCCAGGCACTACAATTACCCACAAACGTGCCAATGATAAAGCTGTAGAAAACGGCTCCATTTGGGGAAGAATTGGTGGTAGTGCCTTGGGTGCTGTAAGTAATGGAGATCCAGAAAAATTTGACAGAGGTGCAATGCTAGGAAGCGCCATCGGCTTAGTTTCTGGTTTACGTTCCGCTGAAAATACTCGCGTTGTCCAAATTCCTCAAAGTAGTGTTTATGTCCTATCTCTGGAAAGTCCAATTAGTTTAGTAAGCAAGTAGCTAAACAAAACAGAGCATCCCAGTTTTGCACTCTTCCCCGTAGGCTAGAAGCCTGGGGATTCAAAAAGCGGGATGCTTACGCATCCGCTACCAACGAGTCTAAGGTATGAAAACAGCCCTTAATATTCGTTCCATAACAGTTCTGCTTCTACGTCCACTGATGGGAATCATCCGGTGACACAAAACATGGGGTGCTAAAAATTTCACATCATCAGGGATGGCATAATCACGTCCAGAAATGAAAGCTAGTGCTTGAGTTGCCCGTTGTAGTGATGCGGTTCCCCGTGGACTAACTCCCAGCATAATTTCTTCATCTTGTCTAGTTGCCCGCACTAATTCC includes:
- the secA gene encoding preprotein translocase subunit SecA, yielding MLKALLGDPNARKLKKYQPSINDINLFEEEIKALSDEELKGKTLEFKQRLAKDETLDDILPEAFAVVRESGRRVLGLRHFDVQMLGGIILHTGQIAEMKTGEGKTLVATLPSYLNALTGKGVHVITVNDYLARRDAEWMGQVHRFLGLSVGLIQQSMTPQERRKNYDCDITYVTNSEIGFDYLRDNMATSITDVVQRPFNYCVIDEVDSILIDEARTPLIISGQVERPTEKYVRASQIASALQIDEHYEVDEKARNVLLSDEGFAEAEKLLEVTDLFDPEEPWAHFIFNALKAKELFKKDVTYIVRNGEIVIVDEFTGRVLPGRRWSDGLHQAIEAKEHVEIQPETQTLATITYQNLFLLYPKLGGMTGTAKTEEAEFGKIYKLDVTIIPTNRTRLRKDLSDMVFKTEHGKWVAIARECKEMYELGRPVLVGTTSVEKSEYLSRLLKEIEIPHELLNARPENVEREAEIVAQAGRGGALTIATNMAGRGTDIILGGNSEYMARLKLREYFMPRIVQPDDEDNFGVQQASGLPSSSSGGGQGFVPGKKVKTWRASPEIFPTQISKETEKQLKAAVDFAVREYGERSLPELEAEERIAVAAEKAPTDDPVIQKLRDAYNQIKNEYETFTKTEHDKVVDLGGLHVIGTERHESRRIDNQLRGRAGRQGDPGTTRFFLSLEDNLMRIFGGDRVAKLMEVFQVEEDMPIESKMLTNSLEGAQKKVETYYYDIRKQVFEYDEVMNNQRRAIYAERRRVLEGLDLKEQVIKYAELTMDDIINYYINIDLPSEEWELEKLVEKVKEFVYLLSDLQADQLIDMSVTDIKAFLHEQVRIAYDMKEGEIDQIQAGLMRQAERFFILQRIDTLWREHLQQMDALRESVGLRGYGQKDPLIEYKSEGYELFLEMMVNIRRDVVYSLFMFQPQPQAMMQAPSEMV
- a CDS encoding low molecular weight protein tyrosine phosphatase family protein, yielding MKKLLFICSQNKLRSPTAEAVFSEYEGLEVESAGLNHDAEVPLSVEMLEEADIIFVMEKAHRSKLSKKFKPYLKNQRIICLDIPDNYDYMDVDLIKILKNKVLPLLNIC
- the aqpZ gene encoding aquaporin Z, whose amino-acid sequence is MSLIKRSIAEFVGTFWLVLGGCGSAVLAAAYTADGAKISESTSFPLGIGLVGVSLAFGLTVLTGAYAFGHISGGHFNPAVSFGLWAGKRFPASDLLPYIVAQVLGATTGAGIIYMIASGKTGFALSGSNPLATNGFGAHSPGSYSLLACLITEVVMTFMFLLIILGVTDRRAPKGFAPLAIGFGLTLIHLISIPITNTSVNPARSTGVALFAGPELFSQVWLFWLAPILGGILAGWFYVTVFSESTVEERRSIEELV
- a CDS encoding Cof-type HAD-IIB family hydrolase, with the translated sequence MTSTPVPDIKLLAVDIDGTIAGHSNKVSSKVKEAIAQAQEKGIQVAIATGRMYRSALRFHSEINSPLPLIAYQGAWIQNPATEKAERHLTVSRKTVEQLLDYFEQPELRKLLSVHFYIDDQLYIRELTRESKIYAQRSNIKPVVVGDLRQTLEREPTKVLALCDDHNVIDQLLGSLRTQYTPAELYLTKSVATFFEATHPSVNKGAAVKYLAEELLGLQAEQVMTIGDNFNDVEMLQYAGVGVAMGNAPPEVQAMANWVAPSIEGDGVAAAIQKFLL
- a CDS encoding Calvin cycle protein CP12, which encodes MPQVSESIQAYQDAKITLDQAINEAVIEARATCEIKGKYSPECAVVWDIVEELQAERSHRQQENRIPTSLDYYCHFHPEADECRIYDV
- a CDS encoding bifunctional class I SAM-dependent methyltransferase/HIT family protein, yielding MLKQKNNFSHLTAIERINLSLPIQFLLENNLLKGEILDFGCGFGNDVKLLQKKGFKINGYDPHYFPDYPENKFDTIVCCYVLNVLFTEQQSNVLMAISHLLKPGGKAYYAVRRDIKKEGFREHYVHKKPTYQCIVKLPFKSLKLEENYEIYEYTHYNYQRNSSNNCLFCNPRQNLKLITESATAYAILDGYPLSNGHTLVIPKRHVSNYFDLPFKEQSACWLMVNKVQEILNQEFKPDGFNVGMNVNREAGQNMMHVSIHIVPRYGGDVMGAKSGMRCVIPQKK